TGACCGCCATGGTCGTCGCCCCGCCGAACACGCCGGCGTCCGAGCAGGCAGATGTGGTGCTCGACCTGATCTCACTGGAACGCGACACCGTCAAGGTCAGCACCCAGGCCGGCTCGGCGGTGGTCACCATGGTTGCCACCGACGAGGAGATGCGTTACCTGCGCGCATCCGCGAACTGCACCGATTGATGCGAAGGAGTGATCGTGGACAATCCGCTTCACCGCAACCTGTCCATCCTGGTCGTGGTGCTGGGCCTGGCCGGCTACTGCGTGAGTTTCGGCCCCGCTGCCGCCGGCGGCGGGGCCGACTGGCACGTACGCTTCGCCGTTCTGGCCGCCCTGTCGGCCGCTATCGGATTGCTGCCCAAGCAGGCTGACCGCCCATGGCTGACCGCACTGCTGGCCGGCACCGGTTTCCTGGATGCACTGTCCAGCGCCGTCACATCCGGATCGGGGTGGGTACTGACCACCATCGTGGTTCTCAACGGATTTCAGGCCGCAGCGGCCGCCACGTCGATGTGGCTGGCACCGGAGCCGGCGACAGCCGCGGCCACCGGCGGATACGAAGCCTATCTGGACTACTACAACCAGGCGGTGCAGCAGTACTACCAGCAGAGCGCTGCGGCACAAGCAGATTCGGCGCAGCGCAGTGGTTACGGACAGGCCTATGCCCAAACTCAGGCGCAGCCGTATGCCCAGCCCAAGGCCACACAGCAGGCACCTCAGTACGGCGATTACGCCGATCTCCTCACACCGCAACAGGATTACGGTCGGGCCACCGCGGCAGCGCCCGACGAGCCAAGGGGATCGGTCGCTCCGCCCGGGCGCGCGGGCGCCGGCCCGGTCACCAACCGCGCGGCCGAGTCAACCGGTGCAGCAGCCACGCCGCAGGCACCGTGGCCACCAACGTCACGATGAAAAGCACCGTCGCCGAACCGGTGTACACGTGCCAGCCCAAGACGAACTCCATGACCAGGTCCATCGCGACCACGTGCAGCAGGAAGATCTCGTAGGAGATCTCGCCGAGAGCGACCATGGGACGGCTGCCCATCGCCCGCGCATAGAGTCCCTTGTCACCCAACGCCAGCGGAGCCACCACCAACGTCGCGATGAGCACGTAGAACATCGTCTTCGCCACATCCTCGGTCAGGTCGAGCGATACCGCGGTGGTCAACCCCGCGATCGGAGTGGAGACCACCAGATAGCACGCCAGCGCCAGCGGCAAGGCGGCCATGGCATAGCACCGCACGCCCATCGTCGCCAACACCGCCAGCATCATCCCGCCGACGAACCAGACCAGGTAGTGCGGCAGCCACGCCCCGCCGCCCACCGGAAGCCAGTGGGTGTTGTGCAGCAGCACCAGCCACAGCGGACTGATCGCCGCCAGGCCGGCCAGCCCGACCAGCAGCAGCACCGGACGAAAACGATTGCGGCACAAAACCACCAGTAGGAGATATGCCAGCAGCGGCAGCACCGCGTAGAACGCCACCTCCACCGCCAAACTCCACATCTGGCTCAGACCCTGATGCAGATAGGCGGTGAAGTAGTTGTCGCTGTAGATCTGGGTCAGCGTCAGGTTACGCAACAGCCCCGCCCAGGTATGCCCGGGATTCGGTTGTACTGGCCGTAATTCATAGATGCCGTAGACGAGCAGAACCGTCACGACGTAGGCGGGCATGATGCGACGAAATCGATTTCGCGCATAGCGGCGGGTACTGGGTGCGTCGGTGGCTGCAGCCGCCGCCTGCACCCAGGGGCGAAACAGCAGCAGGCCTGACAGTACGAAGAAGATCGCCACCCCGACTTCGAGGCGTGCGCTCATCAATCCCACGTATCCCTGCGAGAGCAGGCCGGTGCCGTACGCCGCGTGGGTCCCCATGACGGTCAGCGCGGCCAGGGCGCGCACGCCGGTGAGCGACGCGACGCGATCCGCATGCGAGACCTGCTCGAGTCCGCCCTGATCGTCGTCGGCCGCTGAGGTCACCGGGTCAGTATGCGACCGATGCCCCTCGGTCCAGTTCGATGACCCGGTCGCCGAGCCCTCGTCGGGCCATCTCGGCGCGGAAATCGTTCAACGACGACGCGAACACGCTGTAGTCGTCGAAGTGCACCGGGATCATCTTGGGCAGGTCGAGCAACTCGACCAGGTCTGCGCCCTGGCCGGCGTCCATCGTTACGGTGAGACCGAACGGCAGTTTCGATCCGGCGGGCAGAGGGATCTCACGCAACTCGTCGACGAACAGCGTGTCTCCCGAGACATACAGCCTGCGGGTGACTGCCCCGTCGGTGAACTCGATCATCGATCCCATCACCGGCGGCAACAGGCGGTCGACGGGGGTGGGGGCGTGTCTGCCCGGCATCGACGTGACCGTCACGGTCAGACCGCCCTTGACGATCCGGTGCGACTGCCACGTGCTCATCCCCGTCGCGTGCCCGAAGCCCCTGCGCAACAACCGTTTTGCCGCATGTGGCGTGGTGAGTATCGGGAGTTCGCGATCCAGCTTGCGCTGCGTCACGCGATCCCAGTGATCACCGTGCATGTGGGACAGCAGCACCGCATCGACCGGTGGCAGCTGCTCGACGGTCAGCGCCGGCGGTCTCAGGCGTTTGGACACCAGACCGTATCCGAGATAGGCGTGCTGGCCAAGGTGTAAGAAATTCGGGTCGGTGAGCAGCGTGATGCCCTCGGCCGCGATCAAGGTCGTGGCATTGCCGACGAAGGTGACGGTGATTTCCATGTGAACCGGCTACCCCGCAGTTCGGCGATTATGCGCGTTCGGTTGCGCGGACCGCCTCGGCGCTGTTGCATCGAAGTGTGGGTGAAGAGGTCAAGAACACCGAGTTCAGCCGCGCGCACCGGCAGGAATACCGGCGCAAGGTGCAGCTGTGCCTCGACGTGTTCGAAACCATGCTGGCCCAGTCGAGTTTCGAATTCGAGCGTCCGCTCACCGGCATGGAGATCGAATGCAACCTCGTCGACAACGACTACCAGCCCGCGATGACCAACCAAGAAGTGCTCACCTCCATCGCCGATCCGGCCTATCAGACCGAATTAGGCGCCTACAACATCGAATTCAACGTCCCGCCCCGGCCGCTACCGGGCCGGGCAGCGCTCGATCTCGAGGAGGAGGTGCGCCGCAGTCTGAATGCCGCCGAGATCAAGGCCAATGAAGACGGTGCACACATCGTGATGGTGGGCATCCTGCCGACGCTGATGCCCGAGCATCTCTCAGACGGGTGGATGAGCCAGTCGACGCGGTATCAGGCCCTCAACGACTCGATCTTCACCGCCCGCGGCGAGGACATGCCCATCGACATCTCTGGGCCCGAGCGACTCAGCCTGCAGTCGGCGTCGATCGCCCCGGAGTCCGCATGCACGAGCATGCAGTTGCACCTGCAGGTATCCCCCGCCGATTTCGCTCGCAATTGGAACGCCGCCCAGGTGCTGGCGGGGCCGCAGCTCGCGGTGGGTGCCAACTCGCCGTACTTCTTCGGCCACCAACTGTGGGCCGAAACCCGTATCGAGCTGTTCACGCAGTCCACCGACACCCGTCCCGACGAGCTCAAGGCCCAGGGGGTGCGGCCGCGGGTCTGGTTCGGCGAGCGGTGGATCACCTCGATCTTCGATCTGTTCGAAGAGAACGTGCGGTATTTCCCGTCGCTGCTGCCCGAGCTGTCCGACGAGGACCCGGTGGCCGAGCTCGCGGCAGGCCGGGCACCACAACTGGCTGAACTGAGGCTGCACAACGGGACCATCTACCGGTGGAACCGCCCGGTCTATGACGTGGTCGACGGTGTCCCGCACCTGCGGGTGGAGAACCGCGTGTTGCCGGCCGGCCCGAGCGTCGTGGACATGTTGGCCAATGCGGCGTTCTACTACGGCCTGCTGCGGACGCTGTCGGAAGAGGACCGGCCGCTGTGGACCAAGATGAGCTTCGCCGCTGCTCACCACAACTTCGTCGAAGGGGCTCAGCACGGTCTGGACGCCCGGCTGTACTGGCCCGGTCTGGGCGAGGTGACACCCGATGAGTTGGTGCTGCGCAGGCTTCTGCCGATGGCGCATGACGGGTTGCGTCGTTGGGGCGTGGCCGCCGAGGTATGCGACCGCTATCTGGGTGTGATCGAAGGTCGGGCAAAGACCGGCCGAACCGGGTCAACATGGCAGGTCAAGACCGTGCAGGCCCTGCAATCAAAGGGGATGACCAGGCCGCAAGCGCTGGCCGGGATGCTACGGCGTTATGTGCAGCTGATGCACAGCAATGAGCCCGTCCACA
The window above is part of the Mycolicibacterium fortuitum subsp. fortuitum genome. Proteins encoded here:
- a CDS encoding DUF5336 domain-containing protein; the encoded protein is MDNPLHRNLSILVVVLGLAGYCVSFGPAAAGGGADWHVRFAVLAALSAAIGLLPKQADRPWLTALLAGTGFLDALSSAVTSGSGWVLTTIVVLNGFQAAAAATSMWLAPEPATAAATGGYEAYLDYYNQAVQQYYQQSAAAQADSAQRSGYGQAYAQTQAQPYAQPKATQQAPQYGDYADLLTPQQDYGRATAAAPDEPRGSVAPPGRAGAGPVTNRAAESTGAAATPQAPWPPTSR
- a CDS encoding acyltransferase family protein gives rise to the protein MTSAADDDQGGLEQVSHADRVASLTGVRALAALTVMGTHAAYGTGLLSQGYVGLMSARLEVGVAIFFVLSGLLLFRPWVQAAAAATDAPSTRRYARNRFRRIMPAYVVTVLLVYGIYELRPVQPNPGHTWAGLLRNLTLTQIYSDNYFTAYLHQGLSQMWSLAVEVAFYAVLPLLAYLLLVVLCRNRFRPVLLLVGLAGLAAISPLWLVLLHNTHWLPVGGGAWLPHYLVWFVGGMMLAVLATMGVRCYAMAALPLALACYLVVSTPIAGLTTAVSLDLTEDVAKTMFYVLIATLVVAPLALGDKGLYARAMGSRPMVALGEISYEIFLLHVVAMDLVMEFVLGWHVYTGSATVLFIVTLVATVPAAWLLHRLTRPRGW
- a CDS encoding MBL fold metallo-hydrolase, with product MEITVTFVGNATTLIAAEGITLLTDPNFLHLGQHAYLGYGLVSKRLRPPALTVEQLPPVDAVLLSHMHGDHWDRVTQRKLDRELPILTTPHAAKRLLRRGFGHATGMSTWQSHRIVKGGLTVTVTSMPGRHAPTPVDRLLPPVMGSMIEFTDGAVTRRLYVSGDTLFVDELREIPLPAGSKLPFGLTVTMDAGQGADLVELLDLPKMIPVHFDDYSVFASSLNDFRAEMARRGLGDRVIELDRGASVAY